The following proteins are co-located in the Cherax quadricarinatus isolate ZL_2023a chromosome 26, ASM3850222v1, whole genome shotgun sequence genome:
- the LOC128691692 gene encoding uncharacterized protein: MESDNSNLASLLSPQTLNADTTHAGLHTHTYYYLLGTYLNPSTILLFLAGNILCLLVVYHFITIYRRAISHQQDDSCDLQEETKPRKVMAEPGSWLRPVSTIEMFAASLLILGTGNTAQVLWLSSSQPITPEDVKQALSVIAEKIHVLQVCVAWRWFRPWLRRMKNVVVDFSVDTGDAMSVYYQQMRTPYNISQGPLWRARLVPQPQAVGDRHQAVLVLTLHHIIIDGLTNMIISRDFMEVLNAIMTGRSHNTPTRHIIPAIADELFGMRDCVYCLRYLSTVIYKITTGMFSNTLSFPKSKAKVALTNVLRKDFSAETTQELLRHCKEAKVSVHSSIVAAAYLAFLRTAQKYSKQTLDSLKITYGNAVNMRRYYPSVYKESVGFHASITKHDYVVCSSDAESKVNFWELARRMHDDLQHNLCVSKTPIRISPLSVVLLPVHQVNCLLTRLGCRNLMAAEMACTNMGNLKQILPGKYGDGPVEITSFLRSTAMEVCGSPFYIVFQTFEGKLLLSLDHYINNMTDEVANMFFSYLTHYIADIAHDGTIKNY, encoded by the exons TTGGTCGTCTACCACTTTATTACCATCTACCGGAGAGCCATAAGTCACCAGCAGGATGACTCCTGTGACCTGCAGGAGGAGACTAAGCCCAGGAAGGTAATGGCTGAACCTGGAAGCTGGTTGAGACCAGTGAGCACGATAGAAATGTTTGCAGCATCACTACTGATTCTAGGCACTGGTAACACTGCTCAGGTGTTGTGGCTCTCCTCGTCTCAGCCCATCACACCTGAGGACGTTAAACAAGCTCTCTCCGTAATAGCTGA GAAGATACATGTTCTGCAGGTCTGCGTTGCTTGGCGCTGGTTTCGCCCATGGTTACGACGAATGAAGAACGTTGTTGTAGACTTCAGCGTTGACACGGGCGACGCCATGTCGGTGTACTACCAGCAGATGCGAACTCCCTACAACATTTCTCAGGGACCACTGTGGAGGGCGAGGTTGGTTCCCCAGCCACAGGCAGTTGGTGACCGTCACCAGGCCGTCCTGGTGCTCACCTTACACCACATCATCATTGACGGTCTTACCAATATGATCATCTCCCGTGATTTTATGGAGGTGCTGAACGCCATTATGACAGGACGgagccacaacacacccacacgccATATCATCCCAGCCATTGCTGATGAACTGTTTGGCATGAGAGACTGTGTTTATTGTCTTAGATATCTCTCGACTGTAATATACAAAATAACAACTGGCATGTTCAGTAATACACTTAGTTTTCCTAAGTCAAAAGCAAAAGTTGCACTTACAAATGTGTTGCGTAAAGACTTCTCAGCAGAGACGACACAAGAGCTTTTGCGTCATTGCAAAGAAGCAAAAGTCAGTGTTCACTCTAGTATCGTTGCCGCGGCTTATCTAGCGTTTCTACGTACCGCTCAGAAATATTCAAAACAAACCCTAGACTCACTGAAAATCACTTATGGTAACGCTGTAAACATGCGTCGCTACTACCCAAGTGTTTACAAAGAGTCTGTTGGCTTTCACGCATCCATAACCAAACATGATTACGTCGTCTGCAGCAGTGACGCAGAAAGTAAAGTTAATTTTTGGGAGCTAGCAAGACGCATGCATGACGACCTTCAACACAATCTTTGTGTCAGTAAGACACCTATTCGCATCTCTCCGCTCTCTGTAGTACTCCTTCCTGTTCATCAAGTTAATTGCTTGTTAACTCGATTGGGATGCAGAAACTTGATGGCTGCAGAAATGGCATGCACTAACATGGGCAATTTGAAGCAAATATTGCCTGGTAAATATGGGGATGGGCCCGTGGAGATCACTAGTTTTCTTCGGTCCACGGCAATGGAGGTATGTGGGTCTCCTTTCTATATTGTCTTCCAAACCTTTGAAGGAAAGCTGTTGTTGTCTCTGGACCATTACATAAATAATATGACTGACGAGGTCGCCAATATGTTTTTTTCATATCTAACTCATTATATTGCTGACATAGCTCACGATGGTACCATCAAGAATTACTGA